The Pangasianodon hypophthalmus isolate fPanHyp1 chromosome 13, fPanHyp1.pri, whole genome shotgun sequence genome includes a window with the following:
- the gas7a gene encoding growth arrest-specific protein 7a isoform X1, whose protein sequence is MPSTLATKTTHTHKTSVNGSQSADIPVKRLEKVDRMVRKARVNSQSPGSLSPARRQNKEKEIKETKTTINFVTFPLVQSTPEQQLLKPNEWSYCDYFWADKKDPQGTNTVSGFEVLLQKQLKGKQMQKEMAEFIRERIKIEEEYAKNLSKLSQIPLAAQEEGTLGEAWSQLKKSLADEAEVHLKFSSKLQCEVEKPLLTFRGDNFKKDMKKYDHHIADLRKQLVSRYAAVEKARKALADRQKDLEVKTQQLEIKLSNKTEEDIKKARRKSTQAGDDLMRCVDLYNQAQSKWFEEMVTTSLELERLEVERVEMIQQHLLQYTTLRRETDMFNQSTLEPVDQLLQSVDPAKDRELWVREHKTGDLRPVDMDI, encoded by the exons ATGCCGTCTACTTTAGCCACAAAGACTACCCATACACACAAAACCTCAG TAAATGGATCACAGTCTGCTGACATTCCTGTGAAGCGACTGGAGAAGGTAGACAGGATGGTGCGGAAAGCCAGAGTGAACAGCCAG AGCCCCGGGTCCCTCTCACCAGCCAGGAGACAGAACAAGGAGAAGGAAATCAAGGAGACCAAAACCACA ATCAACTTCGTCACGTTCCCATTGGTACAGTCTACGCCTGAGCAGCAACTCCTCAAACCCAATGAGTGGAGCTACTGCGACTATTTCTGG GCCGATAAGAAGGACCCTCAGGGGACGAACACGGTATCGGGCTTCGAGGTTCTGCTGCAAAAACAGCTGAAGGGCAAACAGATGCAGAAGGAGATGGCTGAATTCATTAGGGAAAG AATAAAGATTGAAGAAGAGTACGCCAAGAACCTCTCCAAGCTTTCCCAGATCCCGCTTGCTGCTCAAGAAGAGGG GACACTTGGCGAGGCTTGGAGCCAGCTAAAGAAGAGTTTGGCCGATGAAGCAGAGGTCCATCTCAAATTCTCCTCAAAG CTTCAGTGCGAGGTGGAGAAGCCACTGTTGACGTTCAGAGGGGACAACTTCAAGAAGGACATGAAGAAATACGACCACCACATTGCTGACCTGAGGAAACAGCTGGTCAGTCGTTATGCTGCCGTAGAGAAG GCCCGTAAGGCTCTGGCAGATAGGCAGAAGGACCTGGAGGTGAAGACCCAGCAACTGGAGATCAAACTGAGCAACAAGACTGAAGAGGACATCAAGAAGGCCCGACGGAAATCCACTCAAGCAG GTGATGACCTGATGCGCTGTGTGGATCTCTACAATCAAGCCCAATCTAAGTGGTTTGAAGAGATGGTCACTACAAGTTTG GAGTTGGAAAGGCTTGAGGTGGAGAGGGTGGAGATGATACAGCAGCACCTGCTCCAGTACACAACCCTACGCCGCGAGACAGACATGTTCAACCAAAGT ACCCTGGAGCCGGTGGACCAGCTCCTCCAGAGTGTGGATCCAGCCAAAGACAGAGAGCTGTGGGTGCGGGAGCACAAGACAGGGGATCTGAGACCTGTGGACATGGACATTTAG
- the gas7a gene encoding growth arrest-specific protein 7a isoform X3, giving the protein MFLRKSPGSLSPARRQNKEKEIKETKTTINFVTFPLVQSTPEQQLLKPNEWSYCDYFWADKKDPQGTNTVSGFEVLLQKQLKGKQMQKEMAEFIRERIKIEEEYAKNLSKLSQIPLAAQEEGTLGEAWSQLKKSLADEAEVHLKFSSKLQCEVEKPLLTFRGDNFKKDMKKYDHHIADLRKQLVSRYAAVEKARKALADRQKDLEVKTQQLEIKLSNKTEEDIKKARRKSTQAGDDLMRCVDLYNQAQSKWFEEMVTTSLELERLEVERVEMIQQHLLQYTTLRRETDMFNQSTLEPVDQLLQSVDPAKDRELWVREHKTGDLRPVDMDI; this is encoded by the exons ATGTTCCTGAGAAAG AGCCCCGGGTCCCTCTCACCAGCCAGGAGACAGAACAAGGAGAAGGAAATCAAGGAGACCAAAACCACA ATCAACTTCGTCACGTTCCCATTGGTACAGTCTACGCCTGAGCAGCAACTCCTCAAACCCAATGAGTGGAGCTACTGCGACTATTTCTGG GCCGATAAGAAGGACCCTCAGGGGACGAACACGGTATCGGGCTTCGAGGTTCTGCTGCAAAAACAGCTGAAGGGCAAACAGATGCAGAAGGAGATGGCTGAATTCATTAGGGAAAG AATAAAGATTGAAGAAGAGTACGCCAAGAACCTCTCCAAGCTTTCCCAGATCCCGCTTGCTGCTCAAGAAGAGGG GACACTTGGCGAGGCTTGGAGCCAGCTAAAGAAGAGTTTGGCCGATGAAGCAGAGGTCCATCTCAAATTCTCCTCAAAG CTTCAGTGCGAGGTGGAGAAGCCACTGTTGACGTTCAGAGGGGACAACTTCAAGAAGGACATGAAGAAATACGACCACCACATTGCTGACCTGAGGAAACAGCTGGTCAGTCGTTATGCTGCCGTAGAGAAG GCCCGTAAGGCTCTGGCAGATAGGCAGAAGGACCTGGAGGTGAAGACCCAGCAACTGGAGATCAAACTGAGCAACAAGACTGAAGAGGACATCAAGAAGGCCCGACGGAAATCCACTCAAGCAG GTGATGACCTGATGCGCTGTGTGGATCTCTACAATCAAGCCCAATCTAAGTGGTTTGAAGAGATGGTCACTACAAGTTTG GAGTTGGAAAGGCTTGAGGTGGAGAGGGTGGAGATGATACAGCAGCACCTGCTCCAGTACACAACCCTACGCCGCGAGACAGACATGTTCAACCAAAGT ACCCTGGAGCCGGTGGACCAGCTCCTCCAGAGTGTGGATCCAGCCAAAGACAGAGAGCTGTGGGTGCGGGAGCACAAGACAGGGGATCTGAGACCTGTGGACATGGACATTTAG
- the gas7a gene encoding growth arrest-specific protein 7a isoform X2, which produces METEESFDTEGSFDDASYLSPQSPGSLSPARRQNKEKEIKETKTTINFVTFPLVQSTPEQQLLKPNEWSYCDYFWADKKDPQGTNTVSGFEVLLQKQLKGKQMQKEMAEFIRERIKIEEEYAKNLSKLSQIPLAAQEEGTLGEAWSQLKKSLADEAEVHLKFSSKLQCEVEKPLLTFRGDNFKKDMKKYDHHIADLRKQLVSRYAAVEKARKALADRQKDLEVKTQQLEIKLSNKTEEDIKKARRKSTQAGDDLMRCVDLYNQAQSKWFEEMVTTSLELERLEVERVEMIQQHLLQYTTLRRETDMFNQSTLEPVDQLLQSVDPAKDRELWVREHKTGDLRPVDMDI; this is translated from the exons ATGGAAACAGAGGAAAGCTTTGACACAGAGGGCAGTTTTGACGATGCCTCCTATCTCTCCCCACAGAGCCCCGGGTCCCTCTCACCAGCCAGGAGACAGAACAAGGAGAAGGAAATCAAGGAGACCAAAACCACA ATCAACTTCGTCACGTTCCCATTGGTACAGTCTACGCCTGAGCAGCAACTCCTCAAACCCAATGAGTGGAGCTACTGCGACTATTTCTGG GCCGATAAGAAGGACCCTCAGGGGACGAACACGGTATCGGGCTTCGAGGTTCTGCTGCAAAAACAGCTGAAGGGCAAACAGATGCAGAAGGAGATGGCTGAATTCATTAGGGAAAG AATAAAGATTGAAGAAGAGTACGCCAAGAACCTCTCCAAGCTTTCCCAGATCCCGCTTGCTGCTCAAGAAGAGGG GACACTTGGCGAGGCTTGGAGCCAGCTAAAGAAGAGTTTGGCCGATGAAGCAGAGGTCCATCTCAAATTCTCCTCAAAG CTTCAGTGCGAGGTGGAGAAGCCACTGTTGACGTTCAGAGGGGACAACTTCAAGAAGGACATGAAGAAATACGACCACCACATTGCTGACCTGAGGAAACAGCTGGTCAGTCGTTATGCTGCCGTAGAGAAG GCCCGTAAGGCTCTGGCAGATAGGCAGAAGGACCTGGAGGTGAAGACCCAGCAACTGGAGATCAAACTGAGCAACAAGACTGAAGAGGACATCAAGAAGGCCCGACGGAAATCCACTCAAGCAG GTGATGACCTGATGCGCTGTGTGGATCTCTACAATCAAGCCCAATCTAAGTGGTTTGAAGAGATGGTCACTACAAGTTTG GAGTTGGAAAGGCTTGAGGTGGAGAGGGTGGAGATGATACAGCAGCACCTGCTCCAGTACACAACCCTACGCCGCGAGACAGACATGTTCAACCAAAGT ACCCTGGAGCCGGTGGACCAGCTCCTCCAGAGTGTGGATCCAGCCAAAGACAGAGAGCTGTGGGTGCGGGAGCACAAGACAGGGGATCTGAGACCTGTGGACATGGACATTTAG